A DNA window from Taeniopygia guttata chromosome 8, bTaeGut7.mat, whole genome shotgun sequence contains the following coding sequences:
- the BCAR3 gene encoding breast cancer anti-estrogen resistance protein 3 isoform X3, translated as MPKDYNAFQMLIAALCCFYHRKSVIRVKFSRERQVMDKSPEKLKKELEEELQLSSEDLRSHAWYHGRIPRQVAEGLVQRDGDFLIRDSLSSPGNFVLTCQWKNTPQHFKIIKTVLRLNEAYCRVQYQFELESFDTVPGLVRYYVGNRTPISKQSGAIIFQPVNRTVPLRCLEEKYSVTPVQQKEPRTPEGKMESAKRLSLGISSMQYPDQSMPRGNLLRNKEKSGSQPASLDHVLEKRFPLKAHQSESYLLIGSRHPSRLPEADANSCPSSPAFRTGSEPSLSPTVVQKVTSESQLGEALRGSDGQLCPKPPPKPSKAPLMKLPDSPLASHSSEGHYCELNPARHPTAAKQCLCQKNSYVEHLTQKERATFRNSETSYLIIDDDPTMHPADPLEAQMAEEDSIFSAPVYETVSSFKPNDFESKLLPPENKPLETSMLRRVKELFTNNNPKIIAQHILRMDCKVARIVEVSEEMKRNMGGNSGLELITLPYGHQLRLDLIERHNTMAIGIAVDILGCTGNVEDRAATLNRIIQVALELKESLGDLYGFSAIMKALEMPQVSRLEQTWTALRHCYTQTAIMYEKQLKPSCKALHEGQDEWTKTISAPQNNVTVPLLMPLVTLMERQAVVFEGMELWESSDQSGEIMLRHLGTARLIAQHAETFRLTAEQLLQGFQPDEELSEIFKTEFQMRLLWGSKGAQVNQSERYEKFNRILTALSRKLEPPPVKLVEQLSI; from the exons ATGCCGAAGGATTATAATGCTTTTCAAATGCTGATTGCAGCACTTTGCTGCTTTTATCATCGTAAGTCTGTTATCAGAGTCAAG TTTTCTAGGGAGAGGCAAGTTATGGACAAGAGCCCGGAAAAGCTGAAGAAGGAGTTAGaggaagagctgcagctgagtaGTGAAGACTTGCGTAGCCATGCCTGGTACCACGGACGTATTCCCCGGCAG GTGGCAGAAGGCCTAGTTCAGAGAGATGGAGACTTTCTGATTAGGGATTCTCTCTCCAGTCCTGGGAACTTTGTTCTTACCTGTCAATGGAAAAATACCCctcagcattttaaaatcatCAAAACAGTTCTAAGACTCAATGAAGCCTACTGTCGTGTTCAGTATCAGTTTGAGCTGGAAAGTTTTGACACTGTCCCTGGCTTAGTCAGATACTATGTTGGGAATCGCACACCAATATCAAAGCAGAGTGGAGCAATTATTTTTCAGCCTGTCAACAGGACTGTGCCTCTCAGGTGtctagaagaaaaatacagtgtaACTCCAGTCCAGCAAAAAGAGCCAAGAACCCctgaaggaaaaatggaaagtGCAAAAAGGTTGAGTCTTGGTATATCCAGCATGCAGTACCCGGACCAGAGCATGCCCAGAGGAAATCTGCTGAG aaacaaagaaaaaagtggTAGCCAGCCGGCTAGTTTGGATCATGTTCTGGAGAAAAGATTCCCTTTAAAGGCTCACCAGTCAGAGAGCTATCTGCTAATAG GTTCAAGACATCCATCTCGATTACCTGAAGCAGATGCAAACTCCTGTCCAAGCTCACCTGCATTTAGAACAGGCAGTGAACCATCTCTAAGCCCCACAGTTGTTCAGAAAGTCACCTCAGAGTCACAGCTAGGGGAAGCACTTAGAGGATCAGATGGTCAGCTCTGTCCAAAGCCTCCACCTAAACCCAGCAAAGCCCCCCTGATGAAGCTCCCAGATTCTCCTTTGGCTTCCCACAGCTCTGAAGGACACTATTGTGAACTAAACCCTGCCAGACATCctacagcagcaaaacaatGCTTGTGTCAGAAAAACAGCTATGTGGAACATCTAACACAAAAGGAGAGGGCAACATTCAGGAACTCTGAAACAAGCTATTTGATCATTGATGATGATCCTACAATGCACCCTGCAGATCCTTTAGAAGCTCAGATGGCTGAAGAAGACAGCATCTTTTCTGCACCTGTTTATGAGACAGTGTCTAGTTTTAAACCAAATGATTTTGAATCCAAACTACTTCCTCCTGAAAACAAGCCACTGGAAACATCCATGTTAAGAAGAGTTAAGGAGCTCTTCACCAACAATAACCCAAAGATTATTGCACAGCATATTCTTAGAATGGACTGcaag GTGGCAAGGATAGTAGAAGTTTCTGAAGAGATGAAGAGGAATATGGGAGGGAACTCTGGCCTTGAACTGATTACCTTGCCTTATGGACATCAGCTGCGCCTTGACCTGATTGAGAG GCACAATACCATGGCAATAGGAATAGCTGTTGACATCTTGGGTTGCACAGGAAATGTAGAAGATCGAGCAGCAACATTAAACAGGATCATCCAAGTTGCTCTGGAGTTGAAGGAGTCACTTGGGGATTTATATGGATTTTCTGCCATTATGAAAGCACTGGAAATGCCACAG GTCAGTAGATTAGAACAAACCTGGACGGCTCTAAGACACTGTTATACCCAGACTGCCATTATGTATGAAAAACAGCTGAAACCATCTTGCAAAGCTTTGCATGAAGGACAAGATGAGTGGACTA AAACTATCAGTGCTCCACAGAACAACGTAACAGTGCCACTGCTGATGCCTCTTGTTACCCTGATGGAGCGCCAAGCTGTTGTTTTTGAAGGCATGGAGCTGTGGGAAAGCAGTGACCAAAGTGGTGAAATAATGCTCAGGCACTTGGGCACAGCTCGCCTGATCGCCCAGCACGCCGAGACGTTTCGCCTGACGGCAGAGCAGCTGCTACAAG GTTTCCAGCCAGATGAAGAGCTGAGTGAAATCTTCAAGACAGAATTTCAAATGAGATTGCTCTGGGGCAGCAAAGGAGCGCAAGTTAATCAAAGTGAAAGATACGAGAAATTCAACCGGATCTTAACTGCACTTTCCCGAAAACTGGAACCTCCTCCAGTGAAGCTGGTGGAACAATTAAGTATATAA